The proteins below come from a single Holdemania massiliensis genomic window:
- a CDS encoding family 43 glycosylhydrolase — MRTEILEPILPGDYPDPSILRVGSEYYLTFSSLQYRPCLTLLHSADLIHWDFVTHCFNDFDYDIWAPDLVEVKGRFYIYFYAEQENWVTWADHIEGPWSQPLPLEIPDYIDPGHAVDDQGQRYLFLGRGMRVKLSADGLKRISESEAVFPVYQVDSREDIEGDFMEGPKLCRRGDWFYYTFATGGTAGPATGHRVVSARSRSLDGPWEFSPYDPVLQCRSRSEPWHCKGHGTLIDDPEGNAYLVYHAYRKDRQLWGRQILIERVSFDENGWFSVDSAHPITTAALPQTIQFDFSHGIPWTLRSFRNHDLTRFQAASNTLRMQGRGWTLGESEPLLMTVNEDDFQIDVHVKLQGEVSAGLCCFYNPEHCAGILADAQGVSIIRHNRVLARHEGTGEQLWLRMELKQLYLRFYVSQDGRHYQKINNVIDISGYNHNNYDGFLSVKPGFSVVGQGQAELSDLTYRTQARRKQK; from the coding sequence ATGCGGACTGAAATCCTGGAACCGATCCTGCCGGGGGATTATCCCGATCCCTCGATTTTGCGGGTGGGTTCGGAATATTATCTGACGTTTTCCTCCTTGCAGTATCGCCCCTGTCTGACGCTGCTGCATTCCGCGGATCTGATTCACTGGGATTTCGTCACTCACTGCTTCAACGACTTTGATTATGACATTTGGGCGCCGGATCTGGTTGAAGTAAAGGGGCGCTTCTACATTTATTTTTACGCTGAGCAGGAAAACTGGGTTACCTGGGCTGATCATATTGAAGGCCCCTGGAGCCAGCCTTTGCCGCTGGAGATTCCCGATTATATCGACCCTGGCCATGCGGTGGATGATCAAGGTCAGCGCTACCTGTTTTTAGGCCGCGGCATGCGCGTTAAGCTGAGTGCGGATGGTCTAAAGCGAATCAGTGAGTCGGAAGCGGTTTTTCCTGTTTATCAGGTGGACAGCCGCGAAGACATTGAAGGCGATTTTATGGAAGGGCCGAAGCTTTGCCGCCGCGGCGATTGGTTTTATTATACGTTTGCGACTGGCGGAACAGCCGGGCCGGCGACCGGCCATCGCGTCGTTTCGGCCCGCAGCCGCAGTCTGGATGGCCCCTGGGAATTTTCTCCCTATGATCCCGTTCTGCAATGCCGCAGCCGCAGCGAACCCTGGCACTGCAAAGGCCATGGCACGTTGATCGACGATCCCGAAGGCAACGCTTATCTTGTTTATCATGCTTACCGCAAGGATCGGCAGCTTTGGGGAAGACAGATTCTCATCGAACGGGTCAGCTTTGATGAAAACGGTTGGTTTTCCGTCGATTCCGCCCATCCGATAACAACCGCGGCTTTGCCGCAAACCATTCAGTTTGATTTCAGCCATGGAATTCCCTGGACGCTGCGCAGCTTCCGAAACCATGATTTAACTCGGTTCCAGGCTGCTTCCAATACTCTGCGCATGCAGGGACGGGGCTGGACGCTGGGGGAGAGCGAGCCGTTACTCATGACGGTGAATGAGGATGATTTCCAGATCGACGTGCACGTGAAGCTGCAGGGGGAAGTTTCAGCTGGACTGTGCTGTTTCTACAATCCTGAACACTGTGCCGGAATTTTGGCCGATGCCCAGGGTGTCAGCATCATTCGTCACAACCGGGTGCTGGCAAGACACGAAGGAACAGGCGAACAGCTCTGGCTGAGGATGGAACTGAAGCAGCTATACCTGAGATTTTATGTCAGTCAGGATGGCCGCCACTATCAAAAGATCAACAATGTGATCGACATATCCGGTTACAATCACAATAACTACGACGGATTCCTCAGCGTGAAGCCGGGATTCAGCGTCGTCGGCCAAGGTCAGGCGGAACTTTCTGATCTGACCTATCGAACCCAAGCAAGGAGAAAACAGAAATGA
- a CDS encoding creatininase family protein translates to MQYDKKLIDSLIPKEESSEVQVEKLRPGQLIKRLDDFPVVYQPLGTLEWHGRQNPLGCDAIKATALCEAVARKIGGVVMPAIHFAADVDIEGPQGIGYGMDGFAGMKLPGSFYQIPLPLLTELLIHACGNYFDRGAQLVVLISGHNPPIQKQIMDQVRDHFAPLDKPVLTSMEFELADKPEYRISDHAGGYETAMMLALSPAQVDQQANVGLEREDLGIASSLSVTEATGEQGTAYFESQVRGMSQWVQAEFQRLKDHAD, encoded by the coding sequence GGAGAAGCTGCGCCCGGGACAGCTGATAAAACGGCTGGACGACTTTCCGGTGGTCTATCAGCCTTTAGGGACACTGGAATGGCACGGCCGTCAGAATCCCTTGGGCTGCGATGCGATCAAAGCCACGGCCTTGTGCGAAGCGGTAGCTCGGAAGATCGGCGGCGTGGTGATGCCGGCGATTCACTTTGCGGCCGATGTCGATATTGAAGGACCGCAGGGGATCGGTTATGGCATGGATGGCTTTGCCGGAATGAAGCTGCCGGGCAGTTTTTATCAAATTCCGCTGCCGTTGTTAACCGAGCTGCTGATCCACGCCTGCGGCAATTACTTTGACCGCGGAGCCCAACTGGTCGTTTTGATCAGCGGACACAATCCGCCGATCCAGAAACAAATCATGGATCAGGTGCGCGATCATTTCGCCCCGCTGGACAAACCCGTTCTGACGTCGATGGAGTTTGAACTGGCGGACAAGCCGGAATATCGGATCAGCGATCATGCCGGGGGCTACGAAACAGCGATGATGCTGGCGCTCTCTCCCGCCCAGGTTGATCAACAGGCCAATGTCGGACTGGAACGTGAGGATCTGGGCATTGCCAGCTCCCTGTCGGTCACCGAGGCGACAGGGGAGCAAGGGACGGCGTATTTTGAAAGCCAGGTACGCGGCATGAGCCAATGGGTTCAGGCTGAATTTCAGCGCCTGAAAGACCATGCGGACTGA